One stretch of Rhizophagus irregularis chromosome 6, complete sequence DNA includes these proteins:
- a CDS encoding 40S ribosomal protein uS3, which produces MAQISKKRKFVADGVFFAELNEFFTRELAEEGYSGVEVRVTPARTEIIIRATHTQEVLGEKGRRIRELTALIQKRFKFPENTVELYAEKVQNRGLCAIAQCESLRYKLLAGLAVRRACYGVLRFIMESGAKGCEVVVSGKLRAARAKSMKFVDGFMIHSGQPIRDYVDTAIRHVMLRQGVLGIKVKIMKDQDPSGRAGPKNPLPDMVHISDAKEEQQITQPISEDFQKHITETPVAPSTPPATEYTENFTSTFE; this is translated from the exons ATGGCTcaaatttcaaagaaaagaaaa TTTGTTGCTGATGGTGTTTTCTTTGCCGAACTCAACGAATTTTTTACACGTGAGTTGGCCGAAGAAGGTTATTCTGGTGTGGAAGTCCGTGTAACACCAGCTCGTACGGAAATTATAATCCGGGCTACCCACACCCAAGAAGTCCTTGGTGAAAAAGGACGTAGAATTCGGGAATTAACTGCCCTTattcaaaaaagatttaaatttccTGAAAATACTGTTGAATTATACGCTGAGAAAGTACAAAACCGTGGACTTTGTGCTATTGCTCAATGTGAGTCTCTTCGGTACAAATTATTGGCGGGTCTTGCTGTAAGaag aGCTTGTTATGGCGTTTTACGTTTTATTATGGAATCAGGCGCAAAAGGGTGTGAAGTGGTTGTATCTGGAAAATTACGTGCGGCCCGTGCTAAATCTATGAAATTTGTTGATGGGTTCATGATCCATTCCGGTCAGCCAATCCGTGATTATGTGGACACTGCTATCCGACACGTTATGTTAAGGCAAGGTGTTCTGGGTATTAAGGTCAAGATCATGAAG GACCAAGATCCAAGTGGTAGAGCTGGTCCAAAGAACCCTCTACCCGATATGGTTCACATCTCG GATGCCAAGGAAGAACAACAAATTACACAGCCAATCTCCGAGGACTTTCAAAAACATATAACAGAGACTCCTGTTGCTCCCTCAACTCCTCCTGCTACAGAATATACTGAAAATTTCACATCTAcctttgaataa